In Flavobacterium sp. CBA20B-1, one DNA window encodes the following:
- a CDS encoding DUF3817 domain-containing protein — protein sequence MLQLFRIIAALEGISYITLFYNMLYNKPNNPELYHQLLYPLGMIHGMLFVLYVVLAIYLKFEYNWSFKKLGLILIASLLPFGTFYSDYKWLKN from the coding sequence ATGTTACAATTATTTAGAATAATAGCCGCTTTAGAAGGAATTTCTTATATAACATTATTCTACAATATGTTATACAACAAACCAAATAATCCAGAATTGTATCATCAATTATTGTATCCTTTGGGAATGATTCATGGCATGCTTTTTGTTCTATACGTTGTGTTAGCAATTTATCTAAAGTTCGAGTATAATTGGTCTTTCAAGAAGTTAGGATTAATTTTAATAGCTTCCCTCCTGCCTTTTGGAACTTTTTATTCAGACTATAAATGGCTAAAAAATTAA
- a CDS encoding Smr/MutS family protein, whose product MNHNIEIGSFVEVLDENFKGKVVQINNNEAVILTNDGFELSYFLHQLIPAVDDILIKQGSSYGAIESAKMQKITKNHHRVNTDKKTKKDEVVLEIDLHIEKLVKSFKHLTNFDILNIQVDTARRQLEFAIANRIPKIVFIHGMGEGVLKTELEYLFGRYPEISFQDANYRKYGLGATEIYIKQNVNL is encoded by the coding sequence ATGAATCATAATATTGAAATTGGAAGCTTTGTAGAAGTTTTAGATGAAAATTTTAAGGGGAAAGTTGTACAAATAAATAACAACGAAGCCGTTATTTTAACAAATGATGGGTTTGAACTTTCGTACTTTTTGCATCAACTAATTCCTGCTGTTGATGATATTTTGATAAAACAAGGGTCAAGCTACGGAGCTATTGAGTCGGCCAAGATGCAAAAAATCACTAAAAATCATCATAGAGTTAATACCGATAAAAAAACAAAAAAAGACGAAGTTGTTTTAGAGATCGACTTGCATATTGAAAAGCTTGTAAAAAGTTTTAAACACTTAACCAATTTCGATATTCTGAATATTCAAGTTGATACCGCTCGTAGGCAATTAGAATTTGCTATTGCAAACCGCATTCCCAAAATAGTTTTTATCCATGGAATGGGCGAGGGGGTTTTGAAAACCGAATTAGAGTATTTGTTTGGTCGATATCCTGAAATTTCTTTTCAAGATGCCAACTACCGCAAATACGGTTTAGGAGCAACTGAAATATACATTAAACAAAATGTCAATCTATAA
- a CDS encoding anthranilate synthase component II, with amino-acid sequence MKIAVINNYDSFVHNIIHYLESFDGVEVSVFLNDDFYLEQLQDFDKIVLSPGPGIPKEAGLLLDVIDFYKDKKSILGVCLGHQAIAEYFGCELLNLKQPLHGIATKLQIIEDDFLWNDLTNDIFIGHYHSWVVNPATVTNQLLVAAINESGHIMALKHKEYAICGVQFHPESVLTPQGKKIIENWLKN; translated from the coding sequence ATGAAAATTGCAGTAATCAACAATTACGATTCGTTTGTACACAACATTATTCATTATCTTGAAAGTTTTGATGGAGTAGAGGTATCTGTTTTTTTAAACGATGATTTCTACTTAGAACAATTGCAAGATTTTGATAAAATTGTGTTGTCGCCTGGTCCGGGAATCCCAAAAGAAGCCGGTCTTTTATTAGATGTAATTGATTTTTATAAAGACAAAAAAAGTATTTTGGGTGTTTGTTTAGGGCATCAGGCAATTGCCGAATATTTTGGTTGCGAACTTTTAAATCTGAAACAACCACTGCACGGAATTGCAACCAAACTTCAAATCATAGAAGACGATTTTTTATGGAATGATTTAACAAACGATATTTTTATAGGACATTATCATTCGTGGGTAGTAAATCCGGCAACTGTTACAAATCAACTTTTAGTAGCTGCAATTAATGAATCAGGACATATAATGGCGCTAAAACACAAAGAATATGCTATTTGTGGTGTTCAATTTCATCCGGAATCGGTTTTAACTCCACAAGGGAAAAAGATAATTGAGAATTGGTTGAAAAACTAA
- a CDS encoding alkaline phosphatase — protein sequence MKRRSFFKLGSLAVGSTLINPIDTFAGNSNTSLNTTNKKAKNIIFMVSDGMSSGTLNLANLYSNRILGRSTNWLQLYTENKVSRGIMDMASASSIVTDSAAASSSWGGGVRVKNGALNMNASGDENKPIWQKFKAKGKKAGCVTTVPITHATPAGFTVAMKSRNDQSAIAEEYLRLGYDVLMGGGQKYFAAEHRKDKKDMYAAFEKQHYLVAKTKTDLKNTDKSKKLLGVFDFDALPYEIDRKQSTELTNNIPTLAEMTEIAINQMKDHKEGFVLQVESGKVDWAAHANDVSALIHEQLQFDEAIAVAIKFAEQDQNTLVVITTDHGNANPGMIYGKYANDHFDCLAKYNFTNEYILNNIKSNQSESQIKEFIKSCINVELTDEETKNIASYYNGLKKGDNGLYNYKHLPFKALAEIQKKYNSVGWISMDHSADYVEVAMFGPGNHLHKPFMKNTDMHYLLLDAAEIENKF from the coding sequence ATGAAAAGAAGAAGTTTTTTTAAATTAGGAAGTTTGGCAGTAGGATCAACTTTAATAAATCCAATTGATACTTTTGCAGGAAATAGCAATACATCATTAAATACAACCAACAAAAAAGCAAAAAACATCATTTTTATGGTTAGCGATGGAATGAGTTCGGGAACGCTTAATCTTGCTAACTTATATTCCAATCGTATTTTAGGCAGATCTACAAATTGGTTACAATTATATACAGAAAATAAGGTTTCTCGCGGAATAATGGATATGGCCTCAGCATCGTCAATTGTTACCGATTCGGCAGCAGCAAGTTCTTCGTGGGGCGGCGGTGTTCGCGTAAAAAACGGTGCATTGAACATGAATGCTTCTGGCGATGAAAATAAGCCTATTTGGCAAAAGTTCAAAGCAAAAGGCAAGAAAGCAGGTTGTGTTACAACAGTTCCAATCACACACGCAACTCCTGCAGGCTTTACAGTTGCAATGAAAAGTAGGAACGATCAGTCTGCAATTGCTGAAGAATATTTGCGATTAGGATATGATGTGTTAATGGGGGGCGGACAAAAATATTTTGCAGCAGAACATCGTAAAGACAAGAAAGATATGTATGCTGCTTTTGAAAAACAGCATTATCTTGTTGCTAAAACTAAAACTGATTTAAAAAATACCGATAAATCAAAAAAATTATTAGGTGTTTTTGATTTTGATGCGCTTCCTTATGAAATAGATCGCAAACAATCTACAGAATTAACCAATAATATTCCGACTTTAGCAGAAATGACCGAAATTGCCATCAATCAAATGAAAGATCATAAAGAAGGATTTGTATTGCAAGTTGAATCTGGAAAAGTAGATTGGGCAGCACATGCGAACGATGTTTCAGCATTGATTCACGAACAATTACAGTTTGATGAAGCAATTGCAGTGGCAATAAAATTTGCCGAACAAGACCAAAATACATTGGTTGTAATTACTACTGATCACGGAAATGCCAATCCGGGAATGATTTATGGTAAATATGCCAACGATCATTTTGATTGCTTGGCGAAATATAATTTTACCAACGAATATATTTTAAACAACATCAAGAGCAATCAATCTGAAAGTCAAATCAAAGAATTTATTAAAAGTTGCATAAATGTAGAGTTGACCGACGAAGAAACGAAAAACATAGCATCTTACTACAATGGTTTAAAAAAAGGCGACAACGGTTTGTATAATTATAAACATCTGCCTTTTAAGGCTTTAGCCGAAATTCAAAAAAAATACAATTCCGTGGGATGGATTTCAATGGATCATTCCGCCGATTATGTTGAAGTAGCCATGTTTGGTCCGGGAAATCATTTGCACAAACCCTTTATGAAAAATACCGATATGCACTATTTATTGTTAGATGCTGCCGAAATAGAAAACAAATTTTAG
- a CDS encoding EamA/RhaT family transporter — protein sequence MYALIISLLSSLAVGFYIKYLKINNIKDLFLLVFANYIVAIVLTFVLFNAQINTTNIIEAFSVNTVVLGMLMPTIFFILNKSLQLSGLAKTDIFQRMSLIIPVLLSFFIFNEIFTWNKFVAIALSFISIVLLLYKKSTKDGKFNIIYLLAVFIGYGIIDTLFKILATNKTIPYIVSLFVIFIICGFVSLLYLLFSKGSTHFRNFLYGTLLGLLNFSNIYFYMKAHKIFFETPTLVFITMNLGVIIGGTFIGKFYFKEKISKSALIGIFTAVISVVLLALIQLNIL from the coding sequence ATGTATGCCTTAATCATAAGCCTGCTCTCGTCATTAGCTGTCGGTTTTTATATCAAATATTTGAAAATCAATAATATAAAAGATTTATTTTTGTTGGTCTTTGCAAATTATATTGTTGCAATTGTTTTAACATTCGTACTTTTTAATGCACAAATCAATACTACAAACATTATCGAAGCATTTTCAGTAAACACTGTTGTTTTAGGAATGTTAATGCCGACTATTTTTTTTATTCTCAACAAATCTTTGCAGTTATCTGGTTTAGCCAAAACTGATATTTTTCAAAGAATGTCGCTTATTATACCGGTATTGCTGAGTTTTTTTATTTTTAATGAAATTTTTACATGGAACAAATTTGTTGCAATTGCCTTATCTTTTATTAGTATTGTGTTGCTTTTGTATAAAAAATCCACAAAAGATGGAAAATTCAACATTATTTACCTTTTAGCAGTTTTCATAGGATACGGAATAATTGATACATTATTTAAAATTTTAGCCACCAATAAAACCATACCTTATATTGTATCATTATTTGTAATATTTATAATTTGTGGTTTTGTTTCTTTATTATACTTGCTTTTTAGTAAAGGAAGTACACATTTTAGAAATTTCCTTTATGGAACTTTGCTCGGACTTTTAAATTTCAGCAATATCTATTTTTATATGAAAGCTCACAAAATTTTCTTTGAAACCCCTACTCTAGTATTTATCACGATGAATTTGGGTGTAATAATTGGCGGAACGTTTATAGGAAAATTTTATTTCAAAGAAAAAATATCTAAATCCGCTTTAATAGGTATATTTACAGCAGTAATTAGTGTTGTTTTATTAGCATTAATCCAACTTAATATTCTTTAA
- a CDS encoding NUDIX hydrolase, translating to MKYTPKIFVTFDVVLCRKIDNQYEILLIQRLNEPFQNYWALPGGFVDENEELEVAAKRELFEETDIQLYQVKQIKAYGSPQRDPRSHTISIAFYGEIDSLAVAKAKDDAKNVKWFPIHELPVLAFDHAEIIRDAEEKFLIR from the coding sequence ATGAAATATACACCAAAAATATTTGTTACTTTTGATGTAGTTTTATGTCGAAAGATTGATAATCAGTATGAAATTTTACTCATTCAACGATTAAATGAGCCTTTTCAAAATTATTGGGCGTTGCCAGGCGGCTTTGTAGATGAAAACGAAGAATTGGAAGTGGCAGCCAAAAGAGAATTGTTCGAAGAAACCGATATACAACTTTATCAAGTAAAACAAATAAAAGCTTATGGAAGCCCACAGCGTGACCCCAGAAGCCACACCATATCCATTGCTTTTTACGGAGAAATTGATAGCTTGGCGGTGGCAAAAGCAAAAGACGATGCTAAAAATGTAAAATGGTTTCCAATCCATGAACTGCCCGTTTTAGCATTTGATCATGCAGAAATAATTCGCGATGCAGAGGAAAAGTTTTTAATTCGATAA
- a CDS encoding CCC motif membrane protein yields the protein MENYQNPSDPQNYQNPGFNNGNTNFIPTKLPNATAVLVLGILSIIGCCFYGIGVVFGIIALVLASKDMKLYKSNPNAYTNYSTLNTGRILAIIGIVLFVVSIIIFVAMGSIVGWDALFNEELAKQRMEEWMQQNQ from the coding sequence ATGGAAAATTATCAAAACCCAAGTGATCCACAAAATTATCAAAACCCTGGTTTTAACAATGGTAATACAAATTTTATACCTACAAAATTGCCAAATGCAACAGCCGTTTTAGTTTTAGGTATTTTATCTATCATTGGATGTTGTTTTTATGGTATAGGTGTTGTTTTTGGAATTATTGCATTAGTTCTAGCAAGCAAGGATATGAAATTATATAAAAGCAATCCAAATGCTTACACGAACTATTCAACGTTAAATACGGGTAGAATTTTAGCAATTATTGGAATTGTATTATTTGTGGTTTCAATTATAATTTTTGTGGCAATGGGATCTATTGTTGGTTGGGATGCTTTATTTAATGAAGAATTAGCAAAACAACGCATGGAAGAATGGATGCAACAAAATCAGTAA
- a CDS encoding LVIVD repeat-containing protein: MKKILKFSWVLATCFTLSFCSSDGSDGANAPTAEGVGKGGSMAVFAIKGNYLYTVDYQTLHVFQISDTNNPVKVNDVVIGRDIETIYSLENLMFMGSRNGMFIYDVSNPENPKYLSQAEHFTACDPVVANETHAFVTLHSNTGCGNNLNTLMVYDIADLKNPLLIHQRNLTYPRGLALYENYLIICDDELKIFDTTNPAEPVLVKSVNYKFKDIVIYNDILYAFGEQKVTQFKWNSGDFLSLAPISDITY, encoded by the coding sequence ATGAAAAAAATTTTAAAATTTAGTTGGGTTCTTGCTACCTGTTTTACCCTGTCATTTTGTAGCAGCGATGGTTCAGATGGTGCCAATGCTCCAACTGCCGAAGGTGTTGGAAAAGGTGGATCAATGGCTGTTTTTGCCATCAAAGGCAACTATTTATATACCGTAGATTATCAAACATTACACGTTTTTCAGATTAGCGATACAAACAATCCTGTGAAAGTGAATGATGTGGTGATTGGTAGAGATATAGAAACCATTTATTCATTAGAAAACCTAATGTTTATGGGTTCTAGAAATGGGATGTTTATATATGATGTATCTAATCCAGAAAACCCAAAATACTTGTCGCAAGCAGAACATTTTACAGCCTGTGACCCCGTTGTAGCGAATGAAACGCACGCATTTGTAACCTTGCATTCAAACACCGGATGCGGAAATAATTTGAATACTTTGATGGTATATGACATTGCCGATTTAAAAAATCCGTTGCTTATACATCAGCGTAATTTAACATATCCCCGTGGCTTGGCCTTATATGAGAATTATTTGATTATTTGCGATGATGAATTGAAAATTTTTGATACCACAAATCCTGCAGAGCCTGTTCTGGTGAAATCGGTAAATTATAAATTTAAAGACATTGTGATTTATAATGACATTCTCTATGCGTTTGGTGAGCAAAAAGTGACCCAATTCAAGTGGAATAGCGGTGATTTTCTAAGTCTTGCTCCTATTAGCGATATTACTTATTAA
- a CDS encoding DUF1456 family protein, giving the protein MTNNDILKKLRVALQLRDDQIVEILELVDFRVSKGEIGNFFRTEDHPKYVECKDQILRNFLNGLVIYLRGTKENPKNPKDVLAGISASKIPLTNTQKIDDKPKVASTAKVASTAKPAFKSKKNVATKKALPPTKKDVLGNVKFNNGKPKKKNDQ; this is encoded by the coding sequence ATGACAAATAATGATATTTTAAAAAAACTGCGTGTAGCCTTGCAACTTCGAGATGACCAAATTGTTGAAATTTTAGAATTGGTTGATTTTCGTGTTTCAAAAGGTGAAATTGGCAATTTTTTTAGAACTGAAGATCATCCCAAATATGTGGAATGTAAAGATCAAATTTTGCGAAATTTTTTGAATGGTTTAGTAATTTATTTACGAGGAACTAAAGAAAATCCTAAAAATCCGAAAGATGTTTTGGCAGGAATTTCCGCTTCAAAAATACCGTTAACAAATACGCAAAAGATTGATGATAAACCAAAAGTTGCTTCAACTGCAAAAGTTGCTTCCACTGCAAAACCAGCTTTTAAAAGTAAAAAAAATGTAGCAACCAAAAAAGCGCTGCCTCCTACCAAAAAAGATGTTTTAGGAAATGTGAAGTTTAATAATGGAAAACCTAAGAAGAAAAACGATCAATAG
- the lysA gene encoding diaminopimelate decarboxylase, translating to MDTNLLLNIAQQYGCPVYVYDGNKIESQFQRLQDAFKQVKKLKINYAAKALTNISVLKLLKKKGSGLDTVSIQEVLLGLEAGFSADDIMFTPNGVSLEEIEEAVKLGVHINIDNLSILEQFGAKHPNIPVCIRINPHVMAGGNSNISVGHIDSKFGISVHQTPHILRIIENTKMKVNGIHMHTGSDILDIEVFLYASEILFNTAKQFKNLDFIDFGSGFKVPYKEGDLETDIEELGEKLTLRFNEFCNEYGKDLTLVFEPGKFLVSQAGYFLAKVNVVKQTTSTVFAGVDSGFNHLIRPMLYNAYHHITNISNNNGKERFYSVVGYICETDTFASNRKIAEISEGDILCFHNAGAYCFSMTSNYNSRFKPAEVLVYNDTTHLIRKHETMADLLHNQVAVDFD from the coding sequence ATGGATACAAATTTATTATTAAACATTGCACAGCAATATGGTTGCCCTGTGTATGTGTATGACGGCAACAAAATCGAGTCACAGTTTCAACGTTTACAAGATGCGTTTAAACAGGTTAAAAAGCTAAAAATAAATTATGCGGCAAAGGCATTAACAAACATTTCCGTTTTAAAGTTGTTGAAGAAGAAGGGCAGTGGGTTAGACACCGTATCTATACAAGAGGTTTTATTAGGCTTAGAAGCTGGTTTTTCTGCAGATGACATCATGTTTACGCCAAATGGAGTTTCTTTGGAAGAAATTGAAGAAGCAGTAAAATTAGGGGTACATATCAATATAGACAATCTTTCGATTTTAGAACAGTTTGGTGCGAAACATCCAAATATTCCGGTATGTATTCGTATCAACCCGCATGTGATGGCTGGTGGAAACAGTAATATTTCAGTAGGACATATTGATAGTAAATTCGGAATTTCGGTGCATCAAACACCGCACATTTTAAGAATTATCGAAAATACCAAAATGAAAGTCAATGGAATTCACATGCACACAGGCTCTGATATTTTAGATATCGAAGTGTTTCTATACGCATCTGAAATTCTATTTAATACTGCTAAACAATTTAAAAACCTTGATTTTATTGATTTCGGAAGCGGATTTAAAGTACCTTATAAAGAAGGGGATTTGGAAACAGATATTGAAGAATTAGGAGAAAAATTAACACTTCGCTTCAATGAATTTTGTAATGAATATGGCAAAGATTTAACCTTGGTTTTTGAACCTGGTAAATTTTTAGTGTCACAGGCGGGGTATTTTCTTGCAAAAGTAAATGTGGTGAAACAAACAACATCTACCGTATTTGCTGGTGTAGATTCTGGTTTTAATCATTTAATCCGCCCCATGTTGTACAACGCATACCATCATATCACCAATATTTCTAACAATAATGGTAAAGAGCGTTTTTATTCGGTAGTGGGATACATTTGTGAAACCGATACTTTTGCAAGCAACCGTAAAATTGCTGAAATAAGTGAAGGAGATATTTTGTGTTTTCACAATGCCGGTGCTTATTGTTTCTCCATGACATCGAATTATAACTCTCGATTTAAACCTGCTGAAGTTTTAGTTTATAACGATACAACGCATTTAATTAGAAAACACGAAACCATGGCCGATTTATTGCACAATCAGGTTGCAGTAGATTTCGACTAA
- the uvrB gene encoding excinuclease ABC subunit UvrB, protein MKFHVVSDYKPMGDQPQAIKSLSEGILNNEPYRTLLGVTGSGKTFTVANVIQEVQKPTLVLAHNKTLAAQLYSEFKQFFPNNAVEYFVSYYDYYQPEAYLPVTGTYIEKDLSINEDLEKMRLSTTSSLLSGRRDVLVVASVSCLYGIGNPTEFQKNVVTIEQDQIISRTKFLQQLVQSLYSRTEAEFSHGTFRIKGDTVEVYPSYADDPFRVHFFGDEIEAIESFDSKTSKVIEKYQLLSIYPANMFVTSPDVLQNAIWQIQQDMVKQVEYFKSIGKHLEAKRLEERTNFDLEMIRELGYCSGIENYSRYLDGREPGTRPFCLIDYFPKDYLMVIDESHVTVSQVHAMYGGDRSRKENLVEYGFRLPAAMDNRPLKFEEFEALQNQVLYVSATPADYELQKSEGIYVEQVIRPTGLLDPIIEVRPSQNQIDDLVEEIHQRVELDERVLVTTLTKRMAEELAKHFTKIGIRCRYIHSDVDTLERIEIMQDLRKGLFDVLIGVNLLREGLDLPEVSLVAILDADKEGFLRSNRSLTQTVGRAARNINGKAIMYADKITDSMKRTIDETTYRRSKQMAFNEKHGLKPKALNKKIEKSLADQFKTYEQQTELKTVAEEETAYYSTKDIDKAIKDKRKEMEKAAKNLDFIQAAKLRDEIQNLTNKKSNM, encoded by the coding sequence ATGAAATTCCACGTAGTATCCGATTATAAACCCATGGGTGACCAGCCGCAAGCTATAAAAAGTCTTTCAGAAGGTATTTTAAATAATGAACCTTACCGAACACTTTTAGGTGTTACGGGCTCAGGAAAAACTTTTACGGTAGCAAATGTGATTCAAGAAGTACAAAAGCCCACTTTGGTATTAGCGCATAACAAAACATTGGCTGCACAATTGTATTCAGAGTTTAAGCAATTCTTTCCAAATAACGCAGTTGAATATTTTGTATCGTACTACGACTATTATCAACCCGAGGCTTATTTGCCTGTTACGGGAACCTATATTGAAAAAGACTTATCAATCAATGAAGATTTAGAGAAAATGAGGCTTAGCACCACTTCTTCCCTCCTTTCCGGTCGAAGAGATGTGTTGGTCGTAGCTTCTGTATCGTGTTTGTATGGTATCGGAAACCCAACTGAATTTCAAAAAAATGTAGTTACTATTGAACAAGATCAAATTATTTCGCGTACTAAGTTCTTACAACAATTGGTGCAATCGCTTTATTCACGAACCGAAGCAGAGTTTTCTCATGGTACATTTAGAATAAAAGGAGATACTGTTGAAGTATATCCAAGTTATGCAGATGACCCTTTCCGTGTCCATTTTTTTGGTGATGAAATCGAAGCAATTGAGTCTTTTGATAGCAAAACATCAAAAGTGATTGAAAAATACCAATTGCTTAGCATTTATCCTGCTAATATGTTTGTTACTTCTCCAGACGTTCTTCAAAATGCCATTTGGCAAATCCAACAAGACATGGTTAAACAAGTGGAGTATTTTAAATCAATCGGAAAACATTTAGAAGCCAAGCGGTTAGAAGAACGCACCAATTTTGATTTAGAAATGATACGGGAGTTAGGTTATTGCTCGGGCATTGAAAACTATTCACGCTATTTAGATGGTCGCGAGCCTGGAACTCGCCCATTTTGCTTAATTGATTATTTTCCTAAAGATTATTTAATGGTGATTGATGAAAGCCACGTTACGGTTTCGCAAGTACATGCCATGTATGGCGGCGACCGCTCAAGAAAAGAAAATTTGGTAGAATACGGTTTTCGCTTGCCCGCTGCAATGGACAACAGACCGTTAAAATTTGAAGAGTTTGAAGCATTGCAGAATCAAGTACTATACGTTTCGGCTACCCCAGCCGATTACGAATTACAGAAATCGGAAGGTATTTATGTGGAACAAGTCATTCGTCCTACTGGTTTATTAGATCCGATTATTGAAGTGCGTCCTAGTCAAAATCAAATCGATGATTTAGTTGAAGAGATTCATCAACGGGTGGAGTTAGACGAACGTGTTTTGGTTACCACACTCACCAAGAGAATGGCTGAAGAATTAGCCAAGCATTTTACTAAGATAGGTATTCGTTGCCGTTACATTCATTCCGATGTTGATACTTTGGAACGAATTGAAATTATGCAAGACCTTCGTAAAGGCTTATTTGATGTGCTTATTGGTGTGAATCTTTTGCGCGAAGGACTCGATTTGCCTGAAGTTTCTCTGGTTGCAATTCTAGATGCAGATAAGGAAGGATTTCTTCGCAGCAACCGATCACTTACGCAAACGGTGGGGCGTGCTGCACGAAATATTAATGGTAAAGCGATTATGTATGCAGATAAAATCACCGATAGTATGAAGCGAACAATCGATGAAACGACTTACAGAAGAAGTAAACAAATGGCGTTTAACGAAAAACATGGTTTAAAACCAAAAGCGTTGAACAAAAAAATTGAGAAATCACTGGCAGATCAATTCAAAACCTACGAACAGCAAACCGAATTAAAAACAGTAGCAGAGGAAGAAACAGCATACTACTCAACAAAAGATATTGATAAGGCAATTAAAGATAAGCGCAAAGAAATGGAAAAGGCAGCGAAAAATTTAGATTTTATTCAAGCTGCTAAGCTAAGAGATGAAATACAAAATTTAACAAATAAAAAATCAAATATGTAA
- a CDS encoding DUF2752 domain-containing protein, protein MEEYMLPCMHKKLFGVECMGCGTQRAAYMVTQGDFVGAFKMYPAIYTTALLFAFILLHFIDKKRKYHKIIIFLAILNAIIMVFAYIYKRI, encoded by the coding sequence ATGGAAGAATACATGTTGCCTTGCATGCACAAAAAACTTTTTGGCGTAGAATGTATGGGGTGCGGCACGCAAAGAGCTGCTTATATGGTTACTCAAGGTGATTTTGTTGGAGCTTTTAAAATGTATCCGGCTATTTACACTACTGCTTTGTTATTTGCTTTTATCTTGTTGCATTTTATTGACAAGAAAAGAAAATACCATAAAATAATTATTTTTCTAGCGATACTCAACGCAATTATTATGGTATTTGCTTATATTTACAAACGAATATAA
- a CDS encoding OmpA family protein: MKKITLPLIAAVLGFSNMNAQEGLPYNKWSIDVNGGITKPSQPMTPGYYSETFPQFFHADAGVRYMFNNKFGIKADYGYDYMRNGDESQYFRTKYNRVNLQGVANLGRIMNFEEWTRTLGLQGHTGVGYSWMQAGKDDVVSFTGNDEMVNFIIGLTGQIRLGNRVALNADFSMINNISQNYTFDGYSVADQEMDRSFNGTLYNATLGLSFYLGKNEQHADWYANDGLTNRVEALENRVTDIENKMIDSDNDGVADYLDLEPNTPAGNMVDTKGRSIDLNKNGIPDSYEDYFDSRYAKKGDTFSSADSNTAKDLINQGYVAVYFDFDKSTPKNAEATNFLVTYLRSNPSATVDVNGFADSVGNASYNQRLSEKRAKNVAKILEQAGISSSRIKTTANGEDSSFDGANKTTSKFARRVTFKVN; this comes from the coding sequence ATGAAAAAAATAACTTTACCTTTAATCGCTGCAGTATTAGGTTTTTCTAATATGAATGCTCAAGAAGGGTTACCTTACAACAAATGGTCTATTGATGTTAATGGAGGTATTACAAAACCATCTCAACCAATGACACCTGGTTACTACAGTGAAACTTTCCCACAATTTTTTCATGCTGACGCTGGCGTTCGCTACATGTTTAATAACAAATTCGGTATTAAAGCTGATTACGGTTATGATTACATGAGAAACGGAGATGAGTCACAATACTTCAGAACTAAATACAACCGTGTGAATTTACAAGGGGTTGCAAACTTAGGACGTATTATGAACTTCGAAGAGTGGACTAGAACTTTAGGTTTACAAGGTCACACTGGTGTTGGTTACTCTTGGATGCAAGCTGGTAAAGACGATGTGGTTAGCTTTACTGGTAATGATGAAATGGTTAACTTTATTATAGGTTTAACAGGTCAAATTAGATTAGGTAACCGTGTTGCATTAAATGCTGATTTCAGTATGATCAACAACATCAGTCAAAACTATACTTTTGATGGTTATTCTGTGGCAGATCAAGAAATGGATCGTTCTTTCAATGGTACTTTGTATAATGCTACTTTAGGTTTATCTTTCTACTTAGGGAAAAACGAACAACATGCTGACTGGTATGCAAACGATGGTTTAACTAACAGAGTTGAAGCATTAGAAAACCGTGTTACAGATATCGAAAACAAAATGATCGACTCTGATAACGATGGTGTTGCTGACTATTTAGATTTAGAACCAAATACTCCAGCTGGAAACATGGTGGATACTAAAGGTCGTTCAATTGACTTAAACAAAAACGGTATTCCTGATTCTTACGAAGATTATTTCGATTCAAGATATGCTAAGAAAGGTGATACATTCTCTTCTGCTGATTCAAACACAGCTAAAGATTTGATCAACCAAGGTTATGTAGCTGTTTATTTTGATTTTGATAAATCAACTCCTAAAAACGCAGAAGCTACTAATTTCTTAGTTACATATTTACGTTCTAATCCAAGTGCTACTGTTGATGTAAACGGTTTTGCTGACTCAGTTGGTAATGCATCTTACAACCAACGTTTATCTGAAAAACGTGCTAAAAACGTAGCTAAAATTTTAGAACAAGCTGGAATTTCTAGCTCTAGAATTAAAACTACTGCTAACGGTGAAGATTCTTCATTCGACGGTGCAAACAAAACTACTTCTAAATTCGCTAGAAGAGTAACTTTCAAAGTAAACTAA